A single region of the Nicotiana sylvestris chromosome 6, ASM39365v2, whole genome shotgun sequence genome encodes:
- the LOC138870202 gene encoding uncharacterized protein: MHTVGVGNSTQKSGNQTEFLYDGPEMPKSRNNNGEAMTIIPKLGHHLSDCPQPPRNFNQASIQSAALTQLLARVFAFTRQGAQASNVVVTGILYVCSFDALALIDPGSTHSYVSSYFSLRFSRQPELFNNPFLVATPVGESLLAEYVYRACQIRVEGRDTLAELIVLDMIDFEILMGMDWLSSCYAIVNIHAKIVKFEIPNKPSFILRGSHVREICKVVSFMKAQRLLKKGCLSLLAIVNDTRKEKVSIENVPVVRDFSDVFPEDLLGLPPVREIDFGIDLLPDTQPISIPLYRMAPAGFKELKQQLQDLLYKGFIRPSISPWGAPVLFVKKKDGSLRMCIDYRQLNKITIHNKYPLPRIDDMFDQL, encoded by the exons ATGCATACTGTTGGCGTAGGcaatagcacacaaaaatctgggaATCAAACAGAATTCTTGTATGATGGCCCTGAAATGCCAAAATCGAGGAATAATAATGGCGAAGCGATGACTATTATTCCTAAG TTGGGCCATCACTTGAGTGATTGCCCTCAGCCTCCGAGAAATTTCAACCAGGCTTCTATTCAGTCAGCTGCACTAACTCAACTACTT GCGAGAGTATTTGCATTTACTAGACAAGGTGCTCAGGCCTCGAATGTTGTGGTTACAGGTATTCTTTATGTTTGTTCATTTGATGCacttgcgttgattgatccgggatctactcaCTCCTATGTATCCTCGTACTTTTCTTTGAGGTTTAGTAGACAACCTGAGCTATTCAATAATCCTTTTCTAGTTGCTACTCCTGTTGGAGAGTCTCTATTAGCTGAATACGTGTATCGTGCTTGTCAAATTCGGGTTGAGGGTAGAGATACTCTAGCTGAACTTATTgtacttgatatgattgactttgaAATActgatgggaatggattggttatcttcttgCTATGCTATAGTCAATATTCATGCAAAGATAGTTAAGTTTGAGATACCAAATAAACCCAGCTTTATTCTAAGAGGGAGTCATGTTCGAGAGATTTGCAAAGTTGTATCTTTTATGAAAGCTCAACGACTTCTGAAGAAAGGTTGCTTGAGTCTCTTAGCTATTGTAAATGACACAAGAAAGGAAAAAGTTAGTATAGAAAATGTACCAGTAGTAAGagatttttctgatgtatttcctgaggaTTTACTAGGATTGCCTCCAGTACGAGAAatagactttggtattgatttgttacCTGACACACAGCCCATATCAATACCGCTATATCGGATGGCACCAGCAGGGTTTAAGGAGCTAAAACAACAACTACAGGATTTGTTATATAAGGGTTTTATCAGACCAAGTATATCTCCATGGGGTGCACCAGTACTATTCGTAAAGAAGAAAGACGGATccctgagaatgtgcattgactacaggcagttgaacaagataacaatacacaataaatatcctttgcctcgtatagaTGACATGTTTGATCAGTTATAA